From the genome of Gemmatimonas phototrophica, one region includes:
- the aroQ gene encoding type II 3-dehydroquinate dehydratase gives MIIGVLNGPNLNLLGTREPSIYGTASLSDILAGLVPVAESLGVELRDYQANGEGQLIDQLHAWRGVVSGVVVNAGAYTHTSLALRDALTATALPFVEVHLSNIHAREPERRHSMLASASLGMVCGFGAHGYEFALRGLIHTLRSRG, from the coding sequence GTGATCATTGGCGTGCTGAATGGCCCCAATCTCAACCTGCTTGGTACACGTGAGCCGTCCATTTACGGGACGGCTTCGCTGTCAGACATCCTGGCCGGTCTCGTGCCTGTCGCCGAATCCCTCGGCGTCGAGCTGCGAGACTATCAGGCGAATGGGGAAGGGCAGCTCATTGACCAGCTACACGCCTGGCGCGGGGTGGTGAGCGGTGTCGTGGTGAACGCTGGGGCCTACACGCACACCAGCCTCGCGTTGCGGGATGCCCTGACGGCCACCGCGCTTCCCTTCGTTGAAGTGCATTTGTCCAATATTCACGCCCGTGAACCTGAGCGCCGTCACTCCATGCTCGCGAGCGCGTCGTTGGGGATGGTCTGTGGATTCGGAGCGCACGGGTATGAGTTTGCGCTGCGCGGCCTCATCCATACGTTGCGTTCCCGCGGCTGA
- a CDS encoding tetratricopeptide repeat protein: MSTAARIDELRKKFEENPRRFFAPLANELRKAGDLTQAIALCREHLPKQPGHMSGYIVFGQALFESGELDEGRVVFEQALALDPENLIALHHLGHIARQVGDTATARRWYERALETDPRNDDIAHQLAALATPIRPMAAVRTPPVAVPAVVAEEPSASAPSAEPLEDLDFLSLGAIPVRTDLGAIATPPYPQNAVGDLPLAPTPDAAMRAVDFDEVNASLRHPESHAFFDLEAIESAGNALGAEATDAAVVEVELSHTPAEPIDLGFDPLTESPAAEAPVAEEPLAADVGELVEVAFVEVAEARPMIDAPTGQAMADDPFGFEEELPAEESTLALTSAEPTETPAPSDLAVEFEEGLVTADWPDTTEFTSRQPTPRQVTPLSVEVLPEAAEAFGREPRDPVVAPLPLPEPEVLGEEADLVALSASPTPAWSTPAWTTPTPENALQFIDVGAADGPTVEVAVDGSDTVVDEVVDEVVDEVVGEAGPLLDAAITSESPAYEAVPIGALDEVDDLVSAADPREELPWLAASGTPSDDVAAIVQAMEQDARASGEPDDVSVDELSDDESADATESAPAFVTETMGELLVAQGFVDRAVVVYEELVRRRPYDPVLSARLAELQEQVTAAAPVSLYTARERFAALAARRVPRRTPPRAATPVASASVTPLSATPMPTPALQSEGVPSPDSLAALFGASAEAQDNDAAQVLADAFAPMPLETGAVGNSFADSFFGDPGVSREPTPAYGAVRQPTPIRSSAFPTPHASSPAVSAAGPATPMSAPAVGSGGDFSFDRFFPDPAASSAAAPSAEPPSASMAESDPSVRTSDDLAQFSAWLKGLGNA; encoded by the coding sequence ATGAGCACTGCCGCCCGGATCGACGAGCTCCGGAAAAAGTTCGAGGAGAACCCGCGCCGCTTTTTTGCGCCGCTGGCCAACGAACTCCGGAAAGCCGGAGACTTGACGCAGGCCATCGCGCTCTGTCGCGAGCACCTGCCCAAGCAGCCCGGTCATATGAGTGGGTATATCGTCTTCGGCCAGGCCCTCTTTGAGAGTGGCGAACTGGACGAGGGTCGGGTGGTATTCGAGCAGGCTCTGGCGCTCGATCCCGAGAACCTCATCGCGTTGCACCATCTTGGGCATATTGCCCGGCAGGTTGGTGACACGGCTACCGCACGGCGGTGGTATGAGCGGGCTCTCGAAACGGACCCCCGGAACGACGACATCGCGCATCAGCTGGCCGCTCTGGCGACCCCGATACGTCCCATGGCGGCGGTTCGAACCCCGCCGGTGGCCGTACCCGCGGTGGTAGCCGAGGAGCCCTCGGCCTCTGCGCCGTCCGCCGAGCCCCTTGAGGATCTCGACTTTCTGTCCCTCGGGGCCATCCCGGTGCGGACGGATCTGGGGGCAATCGCGACTCCCCCATATCCGCAAAATGCGGTGGGCGACCTGCCGTTGGCGCCGACCCCTGACGCCGCCATGCGCGCCGTTGACTTCGACGAGGTCAATGCGAGCCTCCGGCATCCGGAGTCGCATGCATTCTTCGATCTGGAAGCTATTGAATCGGCCGGCAATGCCTTGGGGGCAGAGGCGACCGACGCCGCGGTGGTGGAAGTGGAGCTCAGCCACACGCCTGCCGAGCCCATTGACCTTGGCTTCGACCCCCTGACCGAGTCGCCTGCAGCTGAGGCGCCGGTGGCAGAGGAGCCGCTGGCGGCTGACGTCGGTGAATTGGTTGAGGTAGCGTTTGTTGAGGTGGCGGAAGCGCGCCCGATGATTGACGCACCCACTGGTCAGGCGATGGCGGATGATCCCTTCGGCTTCGAAGAAGAGCTGCCGGCCGAAGAGTCCACTCTGGCGCTGACCTCGGCCGAGCCGACCGAGACGCCGGCACCGTCCGATCTGGCGGTTGAATTTGAAGAGGGGTTGGTCACTGCGGATTGGCCGGATACGACGGAGTTCACGTCGCGCCAGCCAACCCCACGGCAGGTTACGCCACTCAGTGTTGAGGTGCTCCCAGAAGCGGCGGAAGCGTTTGGCCGTGAGCCGCGGGATCCAGTCGTCGCGCCTCTGCCGTTGCCCGAACCGGAAGTTCTTGGCGAAGAGGCGGATCTGGTGGCGCTGAGCGCGTCGCCGACACCGGCCTGGTCTACACCAGCGTGGACAACGCCAACGCCAGAAAACGCCCTCCAGTTCATCGATGTCGGGGCTGCCGATGGCCCGACAGTTGAGGTGGCTGTCGATGGCTCGGATACCGTGGTCGATGAGGTGGTCGATGAGGTGGTCGATGAGGTGGTGGGCGAGGCCGGCCCATTGCTGGACGCGGCGATCACGTCCGAGTCGCCGGCCTATGAGGCAGTGCCCATTGGCGCCCTCGACGAAGTCGATGATCTGGTCAGTGCGGCGGACCCGCGCGAAGAGTTGCCGTGGCTGGCCGCCAGTGGAACACCGTCTGACGATGTTGCGGCCATTGTGCAGGCCATGGAGCAAGATGCCCGTGCGAGTGGGGAACCCGACGACGTGTCGGTGGACGAACTGTCGGACGACGAGTCCGCGGATGCGACCGAGTCGGCTCCGGCATTCGTAACGGAAACCATGGGCGAATTGCTCGTCGCGCAGGGATTTGTCGATCGGGCCGTGGTTGTGTACGAGGAGCTGGTACGTCGCCGTCCCTACGATCCCGTGTTGTCGGCGCGCCTGGCAGAACTGCAGGAACAGGTCACGGCGGCGGCGCCCGTGTCGTTGTACACCGCGCGTGAGCGTTTCGCGGCATTGGCGGCCCGACGAGTTCCTCGCCGCACCCCACCGCGGGCGGCCACGCCCGTCGCGTCCGCGTCGGTGACCCCGTTGTCGGCCACGCCCATGCCTACTCCGGCGCTCCAGTCGGAGGGCGTGCCGTCGCCAGACTCGCTCGCGGCCCTGTTCGGTGCATCGGCGGAAGCGCAGGACAATGACGCTGCTCAGGTATTGGCCGACGCGTTCGCGCCAATGCCGTTGGAGACGGGGGCTGTGGGCAATTCGTTCGCCGACAGCTTCTTTGGCGACCCGGGCGTCTCACGGGAGCCCACTCCGGCGTATGGCGCCGTACGTCAGCCCACGCCAATCAGATCGTCCGCATTTCCCACTCCTCACGCGTCATCCCCGGCGGTGTCCGCCGCTGGTCCCGCCACGCCGATGTCAGCACCGGCCGTTGGCAGTGGGGGGGATTTCTCCTTTGACCGGTTCTTCCCCGACCCTGCCGCGAGCAGTGCGGCGGCTCCATCGGCTGAGCCCCCGTCAGCGAGCATGGCGGAGAGCGACCCTTCGGTGCGAACCAGCGACGATCTGGCGCAGTTCTCTGCCTGGCTCAAGGGATTGGGGAACGCGTGA
- a CDS encoding peptidyl-prolyl cis-trans isomerase, which yields MLQSMRSAAKYIWIILIVAFVGSFLLYETSGLAGRAPVTTTTSIATVNGEEILLTTWQNAVTALEQERQQQLGSAITLDERQQLEERAFNELVTDLLLQQEYKRRGITITDDEILQAARMAPPPQAMQSPDLQTDGQFDMQKYIRLLSSPMARQSGMLAGLEAYYRNEIPKQKLFDQIASGAYISDERLWQVYRDRHDSATVSYVVLSTAALTDTAVSVTDAEISAFYERNKKRFERPSRAVVSLLTVPRSVTAADSSDAKARIDALRAEIAGGAKFEEVATRSSTDSVSALNGGALGRGPKGRFTPKFEDAAYALKVGEISQPVLTPFGWHIIRVDDKKGDTLDLRHILVTIGQSDSSATRTDRRADSLASKAGSQEDPKAFDEAAKMLGLTAAAAVVIEKEPLSFAGRYVPSVSAWAFSGVRPGETSDLFDSPDAYYIARLDSLSKGGPQPLSAVKEDIRRRLSRDKRVEKLRPMGEQLAQAAKASSLEAVAAQRNLQVEKSAPFARVDAVPGLGQFTPAIGAAFAAPVGQVAGPFTALEAMVVMRVDARTEANRQAFEAEKSIQRQQFLQSARQQKVDEFLTNLRESVKVDDRRTEVLSQLRRQSDS from the coding sequence GTGCTGCAATCGATGCGGAGCGCCGCGAAGTACATCTGGATCATCCTCATCGTGGCGTTCGTTGGCAGCTTCCTGCTGTACGAGACCTCGGGCTTGGCTGGTCGTGCTCCGGTGACCACCACCACGTCCATCGCCACGGTGAATGGCGAGGAAATTCTCCTCACCACCTGGCAGAACGCTGTCACCGCGCTCGAACAGGAGCGCCAGCAGCAACTGGGCAGCGCCATCACGCTCGATGAACGGCAGCAGCTCGAAGAGCGTGCGTTCAACGAACTCGTGACGGATCTGCTGCTGCAGCAGGAATACAAGCGTCGGGGCATCACGATTACTGACGACGAAATCCTCCAAGCGGCACGAATGGCCCCGCCCCCCCAGGCAATGCAGTCCCCGGACCTGCAAACCGATGGCCAGTTCGACATGCAGAAGTACATCCGGCTGTTGAGCAGCCCCATGGCGCGCCAGTCGGGCATGCTGGCAGGTCTTGAGGCGTACTATCGCAACGAGATCCCCAAGCAGAAGCTGTTCGACCAGATCGCCAGTGGGGCGTACATTTCGGACGAGCGTCTCTGGCAGGTGTATCGTGACCGTCACGACAGCGCCACGGTGAGTTACGTGGTCCTCTCCACGGCGGCCCTTACAGATACGGCCGTGAGTGTCACAGACGCGGAGATTTCGGCTTTCTACGAACGGAACAAGAAGCGGTTTGAGCGCCCATCACGGGCGGTCGTCTCCCTGCTGACGGTTCCCCGGTCCGTCACCGCCGCGGACTCCAGCGACGCCAAGGCTCGCATCGACGCCTTGCGTGCCGAAATCGCCGGTGGCGCCAAGTTCGAAGAGGTAGCGACGCGCTCGTCCACTGACTCGGTCTCCGCCCTGAACGGCGGGGCGCTGGGTCGTGGTCCCAAGGGCCGCTTCACCCCCAAGTTCGAAGACGCCGCGTACGCACTGAAGGTGGGTGAGATCTCGCAGCCCGTGCTGACCCCATTCGGCTGGCACATCATTCGTGTTGATGACAAGAAGGGCGATACGTTGGACCTCCGGCACATTCTGGTGACCATTGGCCAGAGTGATTCGAGCGCGACGCGCACCGATCGCCGGGCCGACTCGCTGGCCAGCAAGGCGGGTAGCCAGGAAGATCCCAAGGCGTTTGACGAGGCCGCCAAGATGCTCGGCCTCACTGCGGCTGCGGCCGTGGTGATCGAGAAGGAGCCGCTGTCGTTCGCCGGCCGCTATGTCCCCAGCGTCAGCGCCTGGGCCTTCTCCGGCGTGCGCCCGGGAGAAACCTCGGACCTGTTCGATTCGCCGGATGCGTATTACATCGCCCGGTTGGATTCACTCTCGAAGGGTGGCCCGCAGCCGTTGTCGGCAGTGAAGGAGGACATTCGTCGTCGCCTGTCACGTGACAAGCGCGTCGAGAAGCTGCGCCCGATGGGCGAACAGTTGGCCCAGGCGGCCAAAGCGTCCAGCCTTGAGGCCGTCGCGGCCCAGCGAAACCTGCAGGTCGAGAAGTCTGCGCCGTTCGCGCGCGTGGATGCTGTGCCGGGACTCGGTCAGTTCACTCCTGCCATCGGTGCGGCGTTCGCGGCCCCTGTGGGTCAGGTGGCTGGCCCGTTCACGGCGCTCGAAGCCATGGTCGTCATGCGGGTGGATGCCCGTACGGAAGCGAATCGGCAGGCGTTCGAAGCCGAGAAGTCCATTCAGCGCCAGCAGTTCCTGCAGTCGGCCCGCCAGCAGAAAGTCGATGAGTTCCTGACCAACCTGCGTGAGAGTGTGAAGGTCGATGACCGTCGCACGGAAGTGCTGTCGCAGTTGCGTCGGCAATCAGATAGCTGA
- a CDS encoding Sec-independent protein translocase subunit TatA/TatB — translation MGLQNFGFMEIMIILVIVLLLFGAKRIPEIAGSLGKGINEFKRNLSDAQRQITEPPRTEQQIAPGTPVTAAREEERPEPKRLLQ, via the coding sequence ATGGGTCTACAGAATTTCGGTTTCATGGAGATCATGATCATTCTGGTGATCGTGCTTCTCCTCTTCGGGGCGAAGCGCATCCCGGAAATTGCGGGATCGCTCGGCAAGGGCATCAACGAGTTCAAGCGCAACCTCAGTGATGCGCAGCGACAAATCACGGAGCCGCCGCGCACGGAGCAGCAGATCGCCCCGGGCACCCCGGTTACCGCGGCTCGCGAGGAAGAGCGTCCGGAGCCCAAGCGGTTACTGCAGTAG
- a CDS encoding DUF4321 domain-containing protein codes for MAKGPSKHRPVFHLLVLASGFVSGGLLTQVARRFLPAGAVKEFLTTGVTPAVGPLPVDLIILKFAVGPVALDVSLLSLLGVLIAYLIARSLF; via the coding sequence ATGGCCAAGGGACCATCAAAGCATCGTCCGGTGTTTCACCTGTTGGTACTGGCGTCCGGTTTCGTAAGTGGGGGGCTGCTCACCCAGGTCGCCCGTCGCTTCCTCCCTGCCGGGGCCGTGAAGGAGTTCCTCACCACGGGGGTCACCCCGGCGGTTGGTCCACTTCCCGTGGATCTGATTATATTGAAGTTTGCGGTTGGACCAGTCGCCCTGGATGTCTCCCTGCTGAGCCTCCTCGGGGTATTGATCGCTTACCTGATCGCGCGGTCCCTCTTCTAG
- a CDS encoding polyprenyl synthetase family protein gives MTLSTRTPSALAAALRDIQAPVRSDLTAVGEELWRIVSADVPLVQNVQEHLMGMKGKLFRPTLLLLSSSVDGESPRKAITFAAIIELIHLATLVHDDAVDHSVLRRGMPTLNALFSHQVSVIMGDFLYLRALRELVTIGDLDAMRAITFASNEMTLGEIRQLAQYDALSFSESDYETLIRAKTAALFMAACDVGAQCGAPQHRESLTRFGERLGMAFQVADDLLDYTEQQEMTGKPSGLDLKEHKVTLPLIAALREMPAAARSRVDALFASPEPDDEAIAEVVAIVRDHGGLEFARRRADQYSREAEDALAELPEGPSKSSLMDAIGYVVERRW, from the coding sequence ATGACGCTTTCCACGCGGACTCCGTCCGCGCTGGCCGCCGCATTGCGCGACATCCAGGCACCTGTACGCTCCGACCTCACTGCGGTGGGGGAGGAGTTGTGGCGTATCGTCTCGGCAGACGTACCGCTTGTGCAGAATGTCCAGGAGCACCTGATGGGGATGAAGGGGAAACTCTTCCGCCCTACGTTGCTGCTACTGTCGTCCAGTGTCGATGGGGAATCGCCCAGAAAGGCGATCACCTTCGCGGCCATTATCGAACTGATACACCTCGCCACGCTCGTCCACGACGACGCAGTTGATCATTCCGTGCTGCGCCGGGGCATGCCCACGCTGAATGCCCTGTTCAGCCATCAGGTCTCGGTCATCATGGGTGACTTCCTGTACCTGCGGGCCTTGCGGGAACTGGTGACCATCGGAGATCTCGACGCAATGCGAGCGATCACGTTCGCGTCAAACGAGATGACCCTGGGCGAGATCCGACAGTTGGCGCAGTACGATGCGCTGTCGTTCAGTGAGAGCGACTACGAGACACTGATCCGCGCCAAGACTGCCGCACTGTTCATGGCCGCATGTGATGTGGGAGCGCAATGTGGTGCGCCGCAGCATCGCGAGTCACTCACGCGCTTTGGTGAGCGGTTGGGCATGGCGTTTCAGGTCGCCGACGACCTGCTCGACTATACGGAGCAGCAGGAGATGACCGGCAAGCCCAGCGGTCTGGATCTGAAGGAGCACAAAGTCACGCTTCCGCTCATCGCGGCGCTTCGCGAGATGCCTGCGGCCGCGCGGAGTCGCGTGGATGCCCTCTTTGCGTCCCCAGAGCCGGACGATGAAGCCATTGCCGAAGTCGTGGCAATTGTGCGGGATCACGGCGGGTTGGAATTTGCCCGGCGTCGAGCCGATCAGTACTCCCGCGAGGCCGAAGACGCACTGGCCGAGCTCCCGGAAGGACCTTCCAAATCGTCGCTGATGGATGCCATTGGCTACGTGGTGGAGCGTCGCTGGTAA
- a CDS encoding tetratricopeptide repeat protein has protein sequence MSNAAKYRKKAAEFEQLKQIDRAIASYVKAIEESESAGEDVDVALYNKVGDLALRQGRVPDAITYYERAVEHYATSGLFNNAIALCNKILRNAPGRANVYFTLGRISARKGLRGDATRNFLEYATRMQQDGRIEEGIRALAEVLDLMPELNDVRTMVDDLAARSGIALPRRKTPLRSDRQPTPASNTVVRDQKSQDLVFLDVDYGEASRRTPARTAKIPTPVSQTVVPTASVITPLSAALIVTMEGLEPTVEPAPALADLAPVDVVDPVTPETGVELEPAAVDPTMADSSAMALPLELDAPVIDALSVQSEPWVEPLVEPLVEPFVDRAAPTPMANRAVPALEGLEANGEFADLEGTPVLEGFAPDEVLSPVLDVDPSLHATDVTWILPPDNEPDLPHLDDAVIEDYEDSANDQGVARAIYTETPAYVPAFVEDAEIDVHDLSIEPLEVESVPELDAAIAAGRELVELAEDAAKAEEIPVLPMVLTPIVPMPMLQSEIVAPAITSTEEEVEEEELVIDTAVVLTEVPPAAVLAHIDDVIDEVEEQLEPYRPPFRLDPHDFILPGELPPLLLDDAIVDAGLSVSTSSPAPDTDSAVADALSALRDTPLSVEAVATEPADAAAGAADRQAPASWPLASAAGRGSEEPVVGIDDTFDVDDDAAETIFDPEAVEDEDAGADEVPRRPVSVTPALPIAAVAEAATSVASSRRDALRAAVARLPKNWLLRRRLAEALFEAGERDAALAELETAQTGLVNDGEFVAASDIADELVHVSPDRVPYHQKRVELAVRSNDQQRLRLAYLDLADALVRMAEEGRARAVYARVLEIDPYDDRAREALGPAAPPPPPPAVAARPDDSFVDLADWLRDDDKPVDTRMRMREPAISGDEQADFDSLLRHFKEGVSRSLGEDDFESHYDLGVAYKEMGLLDDAIAEFQKALRSRAHRLPAYEALGQCFVEQGRFQVAATVLSRALHEPGLDDDQRVGVLYLLAYSCEALQRRDEARSYFQRVYATDINFRDVAARLAALEQASR, from the coding sequence ATGTCCAACGCCGCGAAGTATCGGAAGAAGGCGGCTGAGTTCGAGCAGCTCAAGCAGATCGACCGCGCCATTGCCTCGTACGTCAAGGCCATTGAGGAGAGCGAGTCGGCTGGCGAGGACGTAGACGTTGCCCTCTACAACAAGGTGGGCGACCTCGCGCTCCGGCAGGGGCGCGTCCCCGACGCCATCACGTACTACGAGCGGGCGGTAGAGCACTACGCCACGTCCGGCCTCTTCAACAACGCCATTGCCCTCTGCAACAAGATCCTGCGGAATGCACCGGGGCGGGCCAACGTGTACTTCACGCTCGGACGCATCTCGGCGCGAAAGGGACTCCGCGGAGATGCCACCCGGAACTTCCTCGAATACGCCACCCGCATGCAGCAGGATGGGCGAATTGAGGAGGGGATCCGGGCGCTGGCGGAAGTGCTCGATCTCATGCCGGAGCTCAACGACGTGCGCACCATGGTCGATGACCTTGCGGCACGCTCAGGGATTGCCCTTCCGCGCCGCAAGACACCGCTCCGCTCCGACCGGCAGCCCACGCCGGCGTCCAACACGGTGGTGCGTGACCAGAAGTCCCAGGACCTGGTGTTCCTCGATGTGGACTACGGCGAGGCGTCACGGCGCACGCCGGCCAGAACGGCAAAGATTCCGACCCCGGTGTCACAAACGGTGGTGCCCACCGCCTCGGTAATTACGCCGTTGTCGGCGGCGCTGATCGTTACCATGGAAGGGCTGGAGCCCACGGTCGAACCGGCCCCGGCGCTCGCTGACCTCGCTCCCGTCGATGTCGTCGATCCGGTCACGCCAGAGACGGGCGTGGAGCTGGAACCCGCTGCGGTCGATCCAACCATGGCCGACTCGTCCGCCATGGCATTGCCGCTTGAGCTTGACGCACCGGTGATCGACGCGTTGTCGGTCCAATCCGAGCCGTGGGTGGAGCCGTTGGTGGAGCCGTTGGTGGAGCCGTTTGTTGACCGCGCGGCCCCCACGCCCATGGCGAATCGTGCGGTACCAGCGCTTGAGGGGCTGGAGGCCAATGGCGAGTTCGCAGACCTAGAGGGCACGCCCGTGCTGGAGGGCTTTGCCCCCGACGAGGTGCTGAGCCCGGTGCTGGATGTGGATCCGTCTCTTCACGCCACCGATGTGACGTGGATCCTTCCCCCCGATAACGAACCGGACCTTCCCCATCTCGATGACGCTGTCATCGAAGATTACGAGGATTCGGCGAACGACCAGGGGGTGGCCCGGGCGATCTACACCGAGACACCAGCCTACGTGCCGGCCTTTGTTGAGGACGCCGAGATCGATGTCCACGATCTCTCGATCGAGCCACTGGAGGTAGAATCAGTCCCGGAGCTCGATGCCGCCATTGCGGCGGGTCGGGAATTGGTGGAGCTGGCTGAAGACGCGGCGAAAGCGGAAGAGATCCCGGTCCTGCCGATGGTGCTTACGCCCATCGTGCCGATGCCGATGCTGCAGTCGGAGATCGTGGCGCCAGCAATCACGTCCACAGAAGAGGAAGTCGAGGAAGAAGAGCTAGTCATCGACACGGCCGTGGTGCTGACGGAGGTCCCGCCGGCAGCGGTTCTGGCCCACATCGACGACGTAATCGATGAGGTGGAAGAGCAGCTGGAGCCGTACCGGCCGCCGTTCCGGTTGGATCCGCACGATTTCATTCTGCCAGGCGAGCTCCCCCCTCTCCTGCTGGACGACGCCATTGTTGACGCGGGGCTCTCCGTCTCGACGTCTTCGCCGGCTCCCGACACCGACTCGGCAGTCGCTGACGCGCTGAGCGCTCTGCGCGACACGCCCCTGTCGGTGGAGGCGGTCGCCACCGAACCCGCAGATGCGGCCGCCGGCGCCGCGGATCGGCAAGCGCCGGCGTCATGGCCGTTGGCATCGGCCGCCGGGAGGGGATCTGAGGAGCCGGTCGTCGGTATAGACGATACCTTCGACGTCGATGATGATGCGGCCGAGACGATCTTCGACCCCGAAGCCGTTGAGGACGAGGACGCCGGTGCCGACGAGGTGCCTCGCCGACCGGTGAGCGTCACGCCTGCCTTGCCTATTGCTGCCGTGGCTGAAGCGGCAACCAGTGTGGCGTCCTCCCGACGGGATGCGCTCCGCGCAGCGGTGGCCCGGCTGCCGAAGAATTGGCTGCTGCGCCGGCGACTGGCCGAGGCGCTGTTCGAGGCGGGCGAGCGAGACGCGGCGCTGGCGGAGCTGGAAACGGCCCAGACCGGGCTGGTGAATGACGGCGAATTCGTGGCGGCCTCGGATATTGCCGACGAACTGGTGCATGTGAGCCCTGACCGGGTCCCGTACCACCAAAAACGGGTGGAGCTGGCCGTCCGCAGCAATGACCAGCAGCGGTTGCGGCTGGCCTATCTGGATCTGGCCGATGCTCTGGTTCGTATGGCCGAGGAGGGTCGCGCCCGCGCCGTTTATGCTCGGGTGCTCGAAATTGACCCCTACGACGACCGAGCGCGCGAGGCCCTCGGCCCCGCCGCGCCGCCTCCGCCCCCCCCGGCAGTAGCCGCACGGCCCGACGATAGCTTCGTGGATCTCGCCGACTGGCTACGTGATGATGACAAGCCGGTGGATACCCGCATGCGCATGCGGGAGCCGGCCATCAGTGGCGACGAACAGGCGGATTTTGATTCCCTGCTCAGGCACTTTAAGGAGGGGGTCTCGCGTTCATTGGGTGAGGACGATTTCGAGAGTCACTACGACCTTGGGGTGGCATACAAGGAGATGGGACTGCTCGACGACGCGATCGCCGAATTCCAGAAGGCGCTTAGAAGTCGTGCGCACCGGCTACCGGCGTACGAGGCTTTGGGGCAATGTTTCGTGGAGCAGGGGAGATTCCAGGTCGCCGCGACGGTCCTGTCCCGGGCGCTCCACGAACCCGGACTGGATGATGACCAGCGCGTTGGAGTCCTCTATCTTCTCGCATATTCGTGCGAAGCCCTGCAGCGCAGGGACGAGGCCCGTAGCTATTTTCAGCGCGTGTACGCGACCGATATCAACTTCCGTGACGTAGCCGCCCGCTTGGCGGCACTCGAGCAGGCTTCCCGATGA
- the hutI gene encoding imidazolonepropionase: MTSLHAHPTTLFVNAAQTITCAGPGRARRGIEMQAAGVHAGLGVAVQGDRIVATASDDALRRQIPNAAEVDCQRGLLAPGFVDSHTHAVFGAARFSEHELRATGVPYMEIARRGGGIHSSVRDLRARSDEELYALAGPRLARIAAGGVTTIEIKSGYGLTPHDELRTLRVIARLAAEGPMRVVATCLAAHEIPLEYRERTDGRAAWIETITRDIFPQVASEGLATFADIFCEPGVFNAEETRLVLNAGKPLGLRPKMHADELHDGGAAALGVELGAVSVDHLAAVSPAGVAALAASDTVATVLPATMLFLGTGRQAPVRALMEAGAAVALASDFNPGTSPLQAFPLVLTLAVSELRMSAAEAWVAATVNGAAALGLAGETGQLAPGYKADIAVHAVEDYRALPYWFGERLCIGSWRGGRACHVTG; encoded by the coding sequence ATGACCTCTCTCCACGCGCACCCCACGACGCTGTTCGTCAACGCGGCCCAGACCATCACGTGTGCCGGCCCCGGGCGGGCCCGCCGTGGCATCGAAATGCAGGCGGCCGGCGTACATGCCGGGCTGGGGGTGGCGGTGCAGGGGGATCGCATTGTCGCCACGGCGTCAGATGACGCGTTGCGTCGTCAGATTCCCAACGCCGCGGAGGTCGATTGCCAGCGGGGGCTACTGGCCCCCGGATTCGTGGATTCACACACCCATGCGGTCTTTGGCGCCGCGCGATTCAGCGAGCACGAACTGCGCGCCACCGGTGTGCCGTACATGGAAATCGCTAGGCGCGGTGGCGGAATTCACAGTTCGGTGCGCGATCTGCGCGCACGGTCCGATGAGGAGTTGTATGCCTTGGCTGGTCCCCGACTAGCCCGCATCGCCGCCGGGGGTGTGACGACCATCGAAATCAAATCCGGGTACGGTCTCACCCCCCACGATGAGTTGCGGACGCTGCGGGTCATTGCCCGCCTAGCGGCGGAAGGCCCCATGCGCGTCGTGGCCACCTGTCTAGCGGCCCACGAGATCCCCCTGGAGTATCGCGAGCGCACCGATGGGCGTGCGGCATGGATCGAGACCATCACCCGGGACATTTTCCCGCAGGTGGCCTCGGAAGGGCTGGCGACGTTCGCCGACATTTTTTGCGAGCCCGGAGTGTTCAACGCCGAGGAAACGCGGCTGGTGTTAAACGCCGGCAAGCCTCTGGGGCTGCGCCCCAAGATGCATGCGGACGAGTTGCACGACGGCGGGGCGGCGGCGCTAGGGGTGGAGCTGGGCGCAGTGAGCGTGGACCACCTGGCGGCGGTGTCGCCAGCCGGTGTGGCGGCGCTGGCCGCCAGCGACACGGTCGCGACTGTCCTGCCGGCGACGATGTTGTTCCTTGGGACGGGGCGCCAGGCGCCCGTACGCGCCTTGATGGAGGCGGGGGCGGCCGTTGCCTTGGCCAGCGACTTCAACCCCGGGACATCGCCGTTGCAGGCCTTTCCGCTGGTGTTGACGCTCGCTGTCAGTGAATTGCGGATGTCCGCCGCTGAAGCGTGGGTCGCTGCAACGGTGAATGGTGCGGCCGCGCTGGGGCTGGCGGGGGAAACCGGACAGCTTGCCCCGGGATATAAGGCCGATATCGCGGTCCACGCCGTAGAGGACTACCGAGCGTTGCCTTACTGGTTTGGCGAGCGTCTCTGTATCGGGTCGTGGCGCGGCGGACGTGCTTGTCACGTGACAGGTTGA